The stretch of DNA CCCGCACCGCGTGGCGCACCGCGGCCGGGCTCGTCCCGCAGGGGTGCGAGGCCGGCCTCGCCGAGACGCTGTCGACCCAGTTCGACCGGGGGGACCGCGGGGTGCGGCTGAGCCTCAGCCGCGCCCTCATCGCCCTCGGCCCGGCGGCGTCGCCCGTCATCGAGCGGGCCAAGGCCGACCGCGACGAGGGTGTGCGCACGCACGCCATCGCCACCGAGCACCTGATGCGCGACCCCGACCAGGGGTTCGACGCCGCGATCGCCGAAGCGGAGCGGGTCGTCGCGCTTCTCGGCGCACCGCTCATCGAGGAGTGAACCGATGCTGATCGGCGAGGTCTCCGAGCAGTCCGGCATCAGCACCCGCATGCTGCGCCACTACGACCGGCTCGGGCTGGTGTCGCCGTCCGAGCGCACACCGGGCGGGTACCGGGAGTACTCGGAGCAGGACGTCCGCCGCCTGTTCCACGTGGAAGGGCTCCGCTCGCTGGGGCTGAGCCTGAACGAGATCGCGGACGTGCTCGCCGACCTCTCGTTCGGCCCGGCCTCCATGGTCGACCGGCTCATCGCCCGCACCCGCGATCGCCTCGCCCGCGAGCGGGAGCTGCTCCGCCGGCTCGACCGGGTGCGGGCGAGCGACCCCGCCGCCTGGTCCGACGTGCTGCGCATCATCGGCCTGATGCGCGGGCTCGACGCCGACGACCCCTCGGCGCGCCAGCGCCTCGCGCTGTCTCTCACGGGCGAGGAGGACCGCGACGCCGTCCCCCTCGCCGAGGCGGCGCTGGACGAGGCCGATCCGCACGTCGCCGGCGCGCTCCACTGGGCACTGGCGCGGCTCGGCGACCGCGCGCTCCCGGTCCTGGCGGAGGCCCTGGACTCCCCGATCGCCGAGC from Nocardiopsis composta encodes:
- a CDS encoding HEAT repeat domain-containing protein → MLIGEVSEQSGISTRMLRHYDRLGLVSPSERTPGGYREYSEQDVRRLFHVEGLRSLGLSLNEIADVLADLSFGPASMVDRLIARTRDRLARERELLRRLDRVRASDPAAWSDVLRIIGLMRGLDADDPSARQRLALSLTGEEDRDAVPLAEAALDEADPHVAGALHWALARLGDRALPVLAEALDSPIAERRHRAVAALEKVGSPQAAAALAEAFRHPDPLVSRRAALARGALGRADAVPALVALVAGGRDDVEAADVLGVLARRHGCADEIARTIADELAGAADTARRRLAAALAEIPGPRARAALTALADDPDRGVALTASSVLKVRGSDD